The proteins below are encoded in one region of Neoasaia chiangmaiensis:
- a CDS encoding flagellin, with translation MSGVISAYGQQTASLFLDRAVTTLASRQQALQTQASTGVRSDSYAGLDTGRMQALSLQPALTQIRSWSGNVTTAQNRLSVTQNALTQIGTLGDQLTTSLAGLSGHPDKATVDAAALQARQALQSLGGLLNAQSGDTYVFAGQGGNTAPVTTTDLSESDLAHRIAVAVRQDGSGDAAGILSSTLTMAGATAAGSPFSAGLSVSPQQAAGQAYKTAIGRGEVVTAGMTATQGQVASDTSTGSPMRDLMRNLMVVASLNDASVGTSAYQGLIQGLASSNQTVTSGLSDVAGQLGIAQDTLTFQSSSLDQMTTALTAQLGDSKDADLAAVSTQLTQTQNQLEASYSIIANMKGMTLASYL, from the coding sequence GTGAGTGGCGTCATTTCGGCCTATGGCCAGCAGACGGCATCGTTGTTTCTGGATCGTGCCGTTACGACGCTGGCGTCTCGCCAGCAGGCGTTGCAGACGCAAGCCAGCACGGGTGTTCGATCGGATTCCTATGCGGGGCTCGATACTGGGCGTATGCAGGCCTTGTCCCTGCAACCGGCGCTGACGCAGATCAGGAGTTGGAGCGGCAACGTGACCACGGCGCAGAATCGCCTGTCGGTAACGCAGAACGCTTTAACGCAGATCGGCACGCTGGGTGACCAACTGACGACATCGCTGGCTGGGCTGTCCGGTCATCCGGACAAGGCAACGGTCGATGCTGCGGCCTTGCAGGCCCGGCAGGCGCTGCAATCGCTTGGCGGCCTGCTCAATGCGCAATCCGGCGATACCTATGTGTTCGCAGGACAAGGCGGCAATACGGCGCCGGTTACCACGACGGATTTATCGGAGAGCGATCTGGCGCATCGTATCGCCGTGGCCGTGCGGCAGGACGGCAGTGGGGATGCGGCGGGCATCCTGTCGTCGACCTTGACGATGGCGGGCGCGACGGCTGCCGGATCGCCGTTCTCCGCAGGACTTTCCGTCTCGCCGCAGCAGGCCGCGGGTCAGGCCTACAAGACTGCCATCGGGCGGGGCGAGGTCGTGACGGCGGGTATGACGGCGACCCAGGGGCAGGTCGCCAGCGACACCTCCACGGGATCACCGATGCGTGATCTGATGCGCAATCTGATGGTGGTGGCGTCCCTGAACGACGCGTCTGTCGGGACATCGGCGTATCAGGGTCTGATACAGGGGCTGGCGTCGTCCAACCAGACCGTGACGTCGGGGTTATCCGACGTGGCCGGGCAGCTTGGTATTGCGCAGGACACGCTGACTTTTCAGTCCAGTAGCCTCGATCAGATGACAACAGCGCTCACCGCGCAACTGGGCGACAGCAAGGATGCCGATCTTGCCGCGGTTTCAACACAGCTTACGCAGACGCAGAACCAGCTTGAGGCGTCCTACAGTATCATTGCCAATATGAAAGGAATGACGCTGGCGAGTTACCTGTAG